A window from Malassezia restricta chromosome I, complete sequence encodes these proteins:
- a CDS encoding alanine transaminase: MSSFLSRKLLWRRSFVTATLPRHVFRKDTINPSVQYVAYAVRGEIPLKAAEYEKRLRLGDKLPFDSIVWTNIGNPQQQPMLGQEPITFWRQVAALTEYPQLLDMPAAVRDSMFPSDVQERAQELLKAFGSVGAYTASKGVPLVRQHVSDFLQQRDGYAENIENIYLTAGASSGISALLQILMRPNRDGLLIPIPQYPLYSASASLLNLAALTYRLDAQQHWEPSLTDIKAKIDEARSQGIEPRVIVVINPGNPTGACMTRAEVEDMIKLAHRESLAIFADEVYQDNVYNKDRPFVPFRRVLMELQNSQDASEREIGSSVELVSFHSTSKGMVGECGRRGGFFVLNNMDAEVEAQINKVVSMSLCPPTQGQIGVDLLVRPPKPDEPSYELWRHQMDSIYHTLRSRSQLIADSLNRLPGIFAEPAMGALYVLPRVHLPKSVSDRARQLGKKVDELYCLELLDETGICVVPGSGFSYEPEVLEDGSTLSCFRITVLAKETQAMVDRFTRFHRAFMDKYP, encoded by the coding sequence ATGTCCTCTTTCCTCTCGCGAAAGCTGCTTTGGCGCCGCTCTTTCGTAACGGCCACGCTTCCGCGGCACGTATTCCGCAAGGATACGATCAATCCTTCGGTGCAGTATGTGGCATATGCTGTGCGCGGAGAAATCCCGCTGAAGGCGGCAGAGTACGAAAAGCGCTTGCGACTTGGTGACAAGCTGCCGTTCGATTCGATCGTTTGGACCAATATTGGAAACccgcagcagcagcctATGCTGGGCCAGGAACCTATCACATTTTGGCGCCAGGTGGCAGCCCTCACCGAGTACCCACAGCTGTTGGACATGCCCGCGGCCGTGCGGGATTCGATGTTCCCCAGCGACGTGCAGGAGCGCGCGCAGGAACTGCTGAAAGCGTTTGGCAGTGTGGGTGCTTATACGGCTTCTAAAGGCGTGCCTCTTGTGCGTCAGCACGTCTCGGACTTtttgcagcagcgcgatgGATATGCGGAAAATATCGAGAACATTTATCTGACGGCGGGTGCTTCGTCGGGCATTTCCGCGCTACTGCAAATACTCATGCGCCCGAATCGTGATGGTCTGTTGATTCCTATCCCGCAATACCCATTGTACTCAGCATCGGCATCCCTGTTGAATCTGGCCGCCCTCACCTATCGTCTGGATGCCCAGCAGCACTGGGAGCCCTCTCTGACCGACATAAAAGCCAAGATTGACGAAGCGCGTAGCCAGGGCATTGAGCCGCGTGTCATTGTGGTCATCAACCCTGGAAATCCTACGGGTGCCTGCATGACACGCGCCGAGGTCGAGGACATGATCAAACTGGCCCATCGAGAGAGTCTGGCAATTTTTGCCGATGAAGTGTATCAAGATAATGTGTACAACAAAGACCGTCCCTTTGTGCCGTTCCGTCGCGTGCTGATGGAGTTGCAAAACAGTCAAGATGCGTCAGAGCGTGAGATTGGCTCGTCCGTGGAACTGGTGTCTTTCCACAGCACGAGCAAGGGCATGGTGGGCGAATGTGGACGCCGTGGTGGCTTTTTCGTGCTGAACAACATGGATGCAGAGGTTGAGGCTCAGATCAACAAAGTTGTGAGCATGAGCCTGTGTCCGCCCACCCAAGGACAGATTGGTGTCGATTTATTGGTGCGTCCACCAAAGCCGGATGAACCGAGCTATGAGCTATGGCGTCATCAGATGGACTCGATTTACCACACGCTGCGATCGCGTTCTCAGCTGATTGCCGACAGCCTGAACCGTCTCCCTGGCATATTTGCTGAGCCGGCCATGGGAGCGCTGTATGTGCTTCCACGTGTTCATCTCCCGAAGAGTGTGTCTGACCGGGCGCGTCAGCTGGGCAAGaaggtcgacgagctgtacTGCCTTGAGTTGTTGGACGAGACAGGCATTTGTGTCGTGCCGGGCTCAGGCTTTAGCTACGAACCTGAGGTGTTGGAGGACGGCTCGACGCTTTCGTGCTTCCGTATCACGGTGCTGGCGAAGGAGACGCAGGCCATGGTAGATCGATTTACGCGCTTTCACCGCGCCTTTATGGACAAGTATCCATGA
- a CDS encoding small subunit ribosomal protein S9, whose protein sequence is MWSWAGTLGARVPRAAAVAPRSHTLRLAHTWQAHHRLPRPHPPAPERLKPLSPTYYTAKPSFMDTLHMIDQLTREVKRELEKACVLAPNAPPPAASGKPMTWMSRDRLGSRLGLTLRASQHRSVTSRLSLLHRYKKVAADAFLGTSSFAAGASTHQRDLVHQIMEVLDSYADMRSTDDSASSFVHTGTPSRGLIDERGVAYARGRRKVSHARVWLVRAQPSRLGEMLINNAPLHQYFSRTAHREIVTWPLRLSGMLGMYNIFAIVRGGGASGQAGALAHGVANALVAALGTAEGENATNIQLHVQHLLAQDGVLIRDPRMVERKKPGLAKARKAYTWVKR, encoded by the exons ATGTGGTCTTGGGCCGGCACACTAGGCGcccgcgtgccgcgcgcggcagcggtaGCACCCCGCTCGCATACCCTCCGGCTTGCACACACATGGCAAGCGCACCACCGCCTGCCCCGCCCACACCCACCGGCGCCTGAACGCCTCAAGCCCCTGTCGCCGACCTACTACACGGCCAAGCCGTCGTTCATGGACACCCTGCACATGATCGACCAGCTCACGCGCGAAGTcaagcgcgagctcgaAAAGGCGTGCGTCCTCGCACCCAAcgcaccgccgcccgcTGCATCCGGCAAGCCCATGACCTGGATGTCCCGCGATCGCCTCGGCAGTCGACTCGGTctcacgctgcgtgcgtcgcagcacCGCAGCGTCACCTCGCGCCTCTCGCTCCTGCACCGATACAAAAAGGTCGCGGCCGATGCCTTCCTCGGGACCTCGTCTTTCGCCGCGGGCGCATCCACGCACCAGCGCGATCTCGTGCACCAGATCATGGAAGTCCTCGACTCGTACGCCGACATGCGCTCCACCGACGacagcgcatcgtcctTCGTGCACACAGGCACCCCGTCTCGCGGCCtgatcgacgagcgcggcgtggcatacgcgcgcggccgccgaAAGGTCAGTCACGCCCGCGTCTGGCTCGTACGCGCGCAGCCTTCGAGATTGGGCGAGATGCTCATCAACAACGCGCCCCTGCACCAGTACTTTTCCCGCACGGCTCACCGCGAGATCGTGACGTGGCCGCTCCGACTGTCCGGCATGCTCGGTATGTACAACATCTTTGCCATCGTtcgtggcggcggcgcttctGGCCAAGCCGGCGCCCTCGCCCACGGCGTCGCCAACGCCCTGGTGGCGGCCCTCGGCACCGCAGAGGGCGAAAATGCTACCAACATTCAGTTGCATGTACAGCATCTACTGGCACAAG ACGGCGTCCTGATCCGCGATCCACGCATGGTCGAGCGCAAGAAGCCAGGTCTGGCCAAGGCCCGCAAGGCGTACACATGGGTCAAGCGCTAG
- a CDS encoding small subunit ribosomal protein S11, with amino-acid sequence MLQRGMWGLRGAVRRSAVRSMPWRAYSQSALGSDALPAPREQKVSLDSAVEFTPVPEMSAPTPPPKPVSDVLGLPSASRPHRLHIKSSRNNTIVTFTMPTGEPLVGESGGTVGFKKAQRSGYEAGYRAAVRVFQHIVAHRAQWGVKDIEVLWNGFGQGREAVFRALQASEGESVRQMVLAMTDKTPIKIGGVRPKKRRML; translated from the coding sequence ATGCTGCAGCGAGGGATGTGGGGGCTgcgaggcgccgtgcgtcgaTCGGCCGTGCggtcgatgccgtggcggGCGTACTCGCAAAGTGCGCTGGGATCAGATGCGCTGCCCGCGCCGAGGGAGCAGAAAGTGTCGCTAGACTCGGCGGTGGAATTCACGCCGGTGCCCGAGATgtcggcgccgacgccgccgccgaaGCCCGTGTCGGACGTGCTGGGCCTGCCTAGCGCGTCTCGGCCGCACCGCTTGCACATCAAGTCGTCGCGCAATAATACCATTGTCACATTTACGATGCCGACGGGGGAGCCATTGGTGGGAGAGAGTGGCGGCACCGTGGGCTTTAAAAAGGCGCAGCGCTCGGGCTACGAGGCTGGGTACCGAGCGGCTGTGCGTGTGTTTCAGCACATTGTcgcacatcgagcgcaGTGGGGTGTGAAGGATATCGAGGTGCTGTGGAATGGCTTTGGCCAGGGTCGTGAGGCCGTGTTTCGGGCGCTGCAGGCCTCGGAAGGCGAAAGCGTGCGGCAGATGGTGCTGGCCATGACGGACAAGACGCCTATCAAGATTGGCGGTGTGCGCCCGAAGAAGCGACGGATGTTGTAG
- a CDS encoding dipeptidylpeptidase, producing the protein MGRCLGAAWSIVGVLALVLQTYARPLTPKLLLEAPRPASHVAVNAPGTAALLGVEMPSTTTGDVSKALYYIPLDPPASWEHKQASLLQNGTNDAVFLDEDTFVFVKDQQLHCRSLREDKSELLLHLPKGIQHMQSVRTAKDTATLAFSAMVFDDGDIYAQHPEQEAAWQRAKVYDQLFIRHWDQWQHPQQRTQLFALDLYRHQSGWTVRDKIRNLLQATRLESPVGPLGDASDFSLSRHYVAFTAKDPDAPPAWHTRQHIYLVPLDGHAPPKRISLAENRGWAGTPVISPNEDMVLFLQQYKDGFESDRKVLQAYLMEGGQQVEIFPDWDVSPDTLSFSSDGRTLYAVVPEDEQRKVYAISVQGASFSDKHALVVDGSASSPTQLPDGRLIYVLSTLQSPNDVYLYDRGQTTRLTHFWQWSDAHRDVDMGPVPERFTYQGADGVTMHGWLIKPPSYEADVKAGKKLPLAVLLHGGPEGDWSNGWSTRWNPVAFAAAGFVVTTLDPSGSIGFGQALTDRVLEHWGDRVKEDVLRGVHHVLDTHTYLDRDRVVAAGASFGGYMVNWLQGHNQGKLFKAFVTHDGIFHLESMYYSTEELYFPESELGGLPWTSPHLYEAFSPHRHVAAWSTPHLIVHGGRDFRLSPAQGISAFTALQRRHVPSRLLFFPDEGHWVLDPRNSLQWHEQVLGWLQYWSRPPATALTDHQAVFST; encoded by the coding sequence ATGGGGCGGTGCCTAGGAGCGGCGTGGAGCATCGTGGGGGTGCTCGCTCTGGTACTGCAGACGTATGCGCGTCCGCTTACACCCAAGCTGCTTTTGGAGGCCCCACGTCCCGCGTCACATGTGGCTGTGAATGCACCAGGCACAGCGGCCTTGCTGGGTGTAGAAATGCCTTCGACCACGACAGGCGATGTATCCAAGGCTTTGTATTACATTCCTCTAGACCCGCCCGCTTCTTGGGAGCACAAACAAGCATCGTTGCTTCAAAATGGCACCAACGACGCAGTCTTCTTGGATGAGGACACGTTTGTCTTCGTGAAGgaccagcagctgcactGCCGTTCGCTGCGCGAAGACAAGAGCGAGCTTCTACTGCATTTACCCAAAGGCATCCAGCATATGCAGAGTGTGAGGACAGCCAAAGACACGGCCACGTTGGCATTCTCGGCCATGGTGTTTGACGACGGAGATATCTACGCACAGCACCCAGAGCAAGAGGCAGCATGGCAACGTGCTAAAGTATACGATCAGCTATTTATTCGACATTGGGACCAGTGGCAGCACCctcagcagcgcacgcagctctTTGCGCTGGATTTGTACAGGCACCAGAGTGGATGGACCGTGCGAGACAAGATCCGGAATCTGCTCCAAGCAACTCGACTCGAATCGCCGGTGGGACCGCTGGGTGATGCGAGCGATTTCAGTCTGTCGCGCCATTATGTGGCCTTTACAGCCAAGGACCCAGACGCGCCACCAGCTTggcacacgcgccagcACATCTACCTGGTGCCTCTTGATGGACACGCCCCGCCCAAACGCATTAGCCTCGCTGAGAACCGTGGCTGGGCAGGCACACCTGTGATATCACCCAACGAGGATATGGTCCTGTTCCTTCAGCAGTACAAAGATGGATTCGAGAGCGATCGCAAGGTACTGCAAGCTTATCTTATGGAGGGGGGTCAGCAGGTCGAGATCTTTCCGGATTGGGACGTGTCTCCCGACACACTTTCCTTTTCGTCGGATGGACGCACGCTGTATGCGGTCGTTCCTGaggacgagcagcgcaaggtgTATGCCATCTCGGTGCAGGGCGCGTCGTTTTCCGACAAACACGCGCTGGTGGTCGATggctcggcctcgtcgcccACCCAGCTTCCAGATGGACGCCTCATCTATGTTTTATCGACTCTTCAAAGTCCGAATGACGTGTACCTTTATGATAGGGGGCAAACGACGCGTCTCACGCATTTTTGGCAGTGGTCTGATGCGCATCGTGACGTGGACATGGGTCCTGTGCCTGAGCGCTTCACATACCAAGGCGCAGACGGCGTAACGATGCATGGATGGCTCATCAAACCACCGTCGTATGAAGCCGACGTCAAGGCAGGCAAGAAGCTGCCTCTTgcggtgctgctgcatggcggCCCAGAAGGCGACTGGAGCAATGGGTGGTCGACGCGATGGAATCCCGTGGCATTCGCGGCAGCAGGCTTTGTCGTGACGACTCTGGATCCATCTGGGTCCATTGGGTTTGGGCAGGCTCTGACGGATCGCGTCCTGGAACACTGGGGCGATCGAGTCAAGGAAGACGTTTTGCGAGGGGTGCATCATGTGCTTGACACGCATACTTACTTGGATCGTGATCGTGTCGTGGCTGCTGGCGCGAGTTTTGGCGGGTACATGGTGAACTGGCTGCAGGGGCACAACCAAGGCAAGCTGTTCAAGGCTTTTGTGACACACGACGGCATCTTCCATCTCGAAAGTATGTACTATTCTACGGAGGAGCTCTACTTTCCGGAGTCAGAACTAGGCGGCTTACCGTGGACGTCGCCGCATCTATACGAGGCGTTTAGCCCGCACCGCCATGTGGCTGCATGGTCCACGCCCCATTTGATCGTGCACGGCGGACGTGATTTTCGACTGAGCCCTGCCCAGGGCATTTCGGCCTTTACAGCCCTCCAGCGCCGTCATGTTCCGTCTCGCCTGCTCTTCTTCCCTGATGAGGGACACTGGGTCCTCGATCCACGTAACTCGTTGCAATGGCACGAGCAAGTGTTGGGCTGGCTCCAATATTGGTCCCGCCCACCTGCCACCGCTCTCACGGACCACCAAGCGGTGTTCTCCACGTGA
- a CDS encoding replication factor C subunit 3/5, whose amino-acid sequence MLYVDKYRPKDLSELNYHLHLTEQLESLVASADVPHLLFYGPSGAGKKTRITCLLKALYGPGAHKLKVDQRVFLNPSKRKIEVNLISSNYHTEITPSDAGIYDRLVIQDILKEIAQTQQVDQNAARRFKTVVINEADSLSRDAQAALRRTMEKYMRNMRLILCANSTSRIIAPIRSRCLLLRVGAPKDEDVMRVLRHVAKREKFHLPDNISSDIARNADGNVRKAILVLETLRVQSPDLSGPVAIAQPDWQVYCERTADMIVSEQSPARLLEVRGRLYELLVHAIPASLIFKTLAHDIVRRVDESLRASIIEKAAFYELRCVSGNKPIFHLEAFVAQVMFLQKSLLLGMDLE is encoded by the exons ATGTTGTATGTAGACAAGTACCGGCCCAAGGACCTGAGTGAGCTGAACTATCACCTGCACCTCaccgagcagctcgagagTCTGGTGGCGAGTGCAGATGTGCCGCATTTGCTGTTTTACGGGCCGAGTGGTGCAGGAAAAAAGACGCGTATTACGTGTCTGCTCAAGGCCTTGTATGGCCCTGGTGCCCACAAGCTCAAGGTCGACCAGCGTGTGTTTTTGAATCCGAGCAAGCGCAAGATTGAAGTCAACCTCATTAGCAGCAACTACCACACAGAGATCACGCCGAGTGATGCAGGCATATACGATCGCCTCGTTATCCAGGATATTCTCAAGGAAATCGCCCAGACGCAGCAAGTCGATCAAAATGCCGCACGACGATTTAAAACTGTCGTGATCAACGAGGCAGACTCGCTTTCGCGCGATGCTCAGGCCGCACTGCGTCGAACGATGGAAAAGTATATGCGCAATATGCGCCTCATTCTATGTGCGAATAGCACTTCGCGCATCATCGCACCGATTCGTTCCCGGTGCCTTTTGCTGCGTGTCGGTGCACCGAAAGATGAAGATGTGATGCGCGTCCTtcggcacgtcgccaaGCGCGAAAAGTTCCACCTGCCCGACAACATATCGAGCGACATTGCACGAAACGCCGATGGCAATGTGCGCAAAGCCATCCTTGTCTTGGAGACATTACGTGTGCAGTCTCCCGATTTGTCTGGGCCTGTGGCCATTGCGCAGCCAGACTGGCAAGTGTATTGTGAGCGCACAGCCGACATGATCGTCAGTGAGCAGTCCCCTGCACGGCTCCTGGAGGTGCGTGGACGCCTGTacgagctgctggtgcaCGCCATTCCGGCCTCTCTGATTTTCAAGACACTGGCACACGACATTGTCCGCCGAGTCGATGAGTCGCTTCGCGCGAGTATTATCGAAAAAGCCGCTTTCTAC GAACTGCGATGTGTGTCAGGGAACAAGCCCATATTCCATCTTGAGGCCTTCGTGGCTCAGGTCATGTTTCTCCAAAAGAGCCTGCTCTTAGGCATGGACCTAGAATAG
- a CDS encoding 20S proteasome subunit beta 7: protein MHAYPGQTWRSTPQVDCIASQSSLFHADRPVDAFDDARQRTQQPIVTGTSVLGLTYQDGVMLATDTLASYGSLARFMDNQRLTPFGSHVVVGASGDMSDWQNIQHTLTKLMEKEDIQGDGHSLTPEQVYAYLSHTMYERRSKLDPYWNALVLGGYDARANAPFLGYVDLLGTTYQSSTIATGFGLHLAQPMLRKAVEGRESQLTEEEARAILEQCMRVLFYRDARSLNRFQIAKITKHGVHITEPYSVSTSWSFGEGLRGYGPQTQ from the coding sequence ATGCACGCCTATCCTGGACAGACGTGGCGTTCGACGCCGCAGGTAGACTGCATTGCGTCGCAGTCCAGTCTATTCCATGCTGATCGACCTGTTGATGCATTTGATGATGCtcggcagcgcacgcaACAGCCCATCGTAACAGGCACGTCCGTGCTGGGACTCACCTACCAGGACGGCGTGATGCTGGCCACAGACACACTTGCGTCCTACGGATCGCTGGCGAGGTTCATGGATAATCAGCGTCTAACGCCATTTGGAAGTCATGTCGTGGTTGGTGCCAGCGGCGATATGAGCGACTGGCAGAACATTCAGCACACACTCACGAAGCTGATGGAGAAGGAGGACATTCAAGGTGACGGACACAGCCTGACGCCCGAGCAGGTGTATGCATACCTCTCGCATACCATGTACGAGCGCCGGTCTAAGCTGGACCCATATTGGAATGCCCTCGTGCTGGGTGGCTATGATGCCAGGGCCAACGCGCCCTTCCTCGGATACGTCGACTTGCTCGGGACAACGTATCAGAGCAGCACCATTGCGACAGGATTTGGTCTGCACCTCGCTCAGCccatgctgcgcaaggccgtcgagggccgcgaGTCACAGCTCACGGAAGAGGAGGCACGTGCGATTCTCGAGCAATGCATGCGTGTTTTATTCTACCGAGATGCACGCAGTCTGAACCGATTCCAGATCGCCAAGATCACCAAACATGGTGTCCATATCACAGAGCCATACAGCGtttcgacgagctggagcTTTGGCGAAGGCCTCCGTGGCTATGGCCCTCAGACCCAATAG